A region from the Drosophila mauritiana strain mau12 chromosome 2L, ASM438214v1, whole genome shotgun sequence genome encodes:
- the LOC117143970 gene encoding uncharacterized protein LOC117143970: protein MDFRELDKLNWRLHLSNNNNIVNYSANQHRGPDAAEERRPELLVSQVNCGTGVKTMGTNQKRAATTSAQAVAVDEQVVVAGGNGATKAEECPAATMAAEDGDKVESASYCELDLDVASYGLAAAALSSFEAAACGYNSSRTSINNSTENLSYASDNFYGDDLILLDDNDVNAEEISINYDDCVYAYRGEGADFDMNMEIIATGRVAGQHFDLGRGPVNTMGGDSLICGEDETEFLEMDFEPDPSSELELVGGTHDMTILPHANLLLMQRDYSQMNSIGGTTSTQEGQLHSSPIDDFPQEDLMQQQKLRLSKKFARISLNLDKIKDVGAGGSGVDIDLNELIIIDSEKRAESSGSFQAHSLPNPLHTGSNFSRSTSVTSEHPEPKMTGTKPKRFLHTSSVMTKSSSYKSRRSHPSASFDERCYSCTDFRATTCQQQQSGSKSKQDQVAPILVTPATVGTLTTSSSCTAQFDLGITEENCLDCLEKEFLANTIGKVLDPGTCPKCRRSAGSRGSSISLYSRSDQVRCRSGSPVYFDGGPFAGWHSLSATGIVSGSNLGPPCNQRFISCDNSFNGLQLLNQGYLTEPLVASLSTGKTCDEEHLVQALDKLRVPYDRELLHGYFKQLAKRRRTESSVNLKQLLIQASKQQGNHRKLKRLIEMATHQQLIVQFKRKAGGKTELVPINVRDILNAWARCRDLSLLQQLDDRFHCANVMGRVGHIVRQATVAASTQAQASSSTSFCKRTLPEYLMIPQYYMSGVLTLTRKC from the exons ATGGATTTTCGAGAGCTCGATAAATTGAACTGGCGTTTGCATCTGagtaacaataacaatatcGTTAATTATAGTGCAAACCAACACCGCGGTCCTGATGCGGCAGAAGAGCGACGCCCGGAGCTCTTAGTCAGCCAAGTCAATTGTGGGACCGGTGTAAAGACAATGGGCACAAACCAAAAacgagcagcaacaacatcagcgCAGGCCGTAGCGGTGGATGAGCAGGTCGTTGTAGCCGGGGGAAATGGCGCGACCAAGGCAGAGGAGTGCCCTGCAGCGACCATGGCCGCAGAGGATGGCGATAAG GTGGAAAGTGCTTCCTACTGCGAACTGGATCTGGACGTGGCAAGCTACGGGCTTGCAGCAGCTGCCCTCTCATCCTTTGAAGCCGCCGCTTGTGGCTATAACTCTAGCCGCACTTCCATAAACAACTCAACCGAAAACCTGAGCTATGCCAGTGACAATTTTTACGGCGACGATCTAATTTTGCTGGACGACAACGACGTGAACGCGGAGGAGATATCTATCAACTACGACGACTGCGTCTACGCTTACCGTGGTGAAGGGGCTGATTTTGACATGAACATGGAGATCATCGCCACGGGAAGGGTAGCGGGGCAACATTTCGACCTTGGCCGAGGACCAGTGAATACTATGGGAGGCGATAGCCTCATTTGCGGCGAAGATGAAACGGAGTTTCTTGAAATGGACTTTGAGCCAGACCCCTCATCAGAGTTGGAGCTTGTTGGCGGAACCCACGATATGACCATCCTTCCGCACGCCAATTTGTTGTTAATGCAACGCGACTATAGCCAAATGAACAGCATAGGCGGAACTACTTCTACGCAGGAAGGACAGCTGCACAGCTCGCCCATAGATGATTTTCCGCAGGAGGACCTTATGCAGCAGCAAAAGCTACGCCTTAGTAAGAAGTTTGCACGCATCAGCTTGAATCTAGATAAAATCAAAGACGTTGGTGCTGGTGGAAGTGGCGTGGACATAGATTTAAATGAGCTAATAATTATTGACTCGGAAAAGCGAGCTGAATCCTCCGGAAGCTTTCAGGCTCATTCCTTGCCCAACCCATTGCACACAGGCTCAAATTTTTCGCGCAGCACTAGTGTCACCAGCGAACACCCAGAGCCTAAGATGACTGGTACTAAGCCAAAGCGTTTTTTGCACACCTCGTCTGTGATGACTAAAAGCTCCTCATACAAGTCGCGGCGCTCTCATCCATCAGCTAGCTTCGACGAACGTTGCTACAGCTGCACTGATTTCCGGGCAACAACatgccagcagcaacagtcaGGGTCGAAGTCAAAGCAAGATCAAGTGGCTCCTATACTGGTGACTCCTGCGACTGTTGGGACTTTGACCACGTCTTCTTCGTGCACGGCCCAATTTGACTTGGGAATAACCGAGGAGAACTGCTTAGACTGCCTAGAAAAGGAGTTCTTGGCCAATACCATAGGCAAAGTCCTAGACCCGGGGACATGTCCTAAGTGCCGTAGATCAGCTGGCAGTCGGGGCAGTAGTATTTCGCTTTACTCGCGGTCAGATCAGGTTCGCTGTCGTAGCGGATCCCCAGTATACTTCGATGGAGGTCCGTTCGCCGGCTGGCACAGCTTATCAGCAACCGGAATTGTTTCTGGTTCCAATTTGGGTCCACCCTGCAACCAAAGGTTTATTTCGTGTGATAATAGTTTCAACGGTCTACAG CTCCTCAATCAAGGCTATCTGACTGAGCCACTGGTGGCAAGTCTGTCTACAGGAAAGACGTGCGACGAGGAGCACCTAGTGCAAGCGCTAGATAAACTGCGCGTACCCTATGACAGGGAGCTACTTCATGGCTATTTCAAGCAATTGGCTAAGCGGCGACGGACGGAAAGCAGTGTCAATCTCAAGCAGCTCTTAATACAGGCCTCAAAGCAGCAGGGAAACCATCGCAAGCTCAAACGGTTGATCGAGATGGCGACCCACCAACAGCTAATTGTACAATTTAAGAGG AAAGCTGGAGGAAAAACTGAATTGGTGCCTATAAATGTGAGGGACATACTTAATGCCTGGGCACGTTGTCGAGATCTTTCCCTGCTTCAGCAACTAGATGACCGCTTTCATTGCGCAAACGTGATGG GAAGGGTTGGTCACATCGTGCGTCAGGCAACAGTAGCAGCATCCACGCAAGCACAGGCCTCGTCGTCAACCTCCTTTTGTAAACGCACTCTGCCTGAATATTTAATGATCCCGCAGTATTATATGAGTGGGGTGCTGACTCTAACCCGCAAATGTTAG
- the LOC117144799 gene encoding uncharacterized protein LOC117144799 isoform X2, with protein MEYGNGMQYDGYSQGGEGFEMLYNQSSSGQGYSQQQSNCGQGSSNFNGGSASLGGPGYRSPLRYTKMLREMNSRNGLYSGAVGKATTIIHCPALAAQKVKLTIRGAMVIHTTKVNPCTS; from the exons ATGGAATACGGAAATGGTATGCAATACGATGGTTATAGCCAAGGTGGCGAG GGCTTTGAAATGTTGTACAACCAATCGAGCAGTGGCCAAGGATATAGCCAGCAGCAGAGTAATTGCGGACAAGGATCTTCAAATTTTAATGGTGGATCTGCATCGCTTGGTGGTCCTGGGTATCGCAGTCCCTTGCGATACACAAAAATGCTTCGTGAAATGAACTCTCGAAACGGGCTtta CAGCGGAGCAGTGGGCAAGGCGACTACTATAATACATTGCCCGGCCTTGGCGGCCCAGAAGGTCAAGCTTACCATTCGCGGGGCAATGGTAATCCATACTACTAAAGTAAACCCATGCACTTCGTAG
- the LOC117144799 gene encoding uncharacterized protein LOC117144799 isoform X1, whose protein sequence is MEYGNGMQYDGYSQGGEGFEMLYNQSSSGQGYSQQQSNCGQGSSNFNGGSASLGGPGYRSPLRYTKMLREMNSRNGLYSPMEQQRSSGQGDYYNTLPGLGGPEGQAYHSRGNGNPYY, encoded by the exons ATGGAATACGGAAATGGTATGCAATACGATGGTTATAGCCAAGGTGGCGAG GGCTTTGAAATGTTGTACAACCAATCGAGCAGTGGCCAAGGATATAGCCAGCAGCAGAGTAATTGCGGACAAGGATCTTCAAATTTTAATGGTGGATCTGCATCGCTTGGTGGTCCTGGGTATCGCAGTCCCTTGCGATACACAAAAATGCTTCGTGAAATGAACTCTCGAAACGGGCTtta CTCTCCAATGGAACAGCAGCGGAGCAGTGGGCAAGGCGACTACTATAATACATTGCCCGGCCTTGGCGGCCCAGAAGGTCAAGCTTACCATTCGCGGGGCAATGGTAATCCATACTACTAA
- the LOC117149303 gene encoding dynein light chain roadblock-type 2: MSAEIEELLKRYQNYPNVTGIIILDPFAIPIKTTMEYTLTVHYAALISTLTYKAAKMITNLDASNELVTIRLRTKVHEVIVLPSENYIIIVVQNPGT, translated from the coding sequence ATGTCCGCGGAAATCGAGGAATTGCTAAAACGCTACCAAAACTACCCCAATGTTACTGGCATCATTATTTTGGACCCGTTCGCTATCCCAATCAAGACCACCATGGAGTACACCTTGACCGTGCATTACGCGGCCCTGATCAGCACCTTAACTTATAAGGCGGCCAAAATGATTACTAATTTGGATGCTAGCAATGAGCTAGTGACAATACGTCTGCGCACCAAGGTCCACGAGGTGATTGTGCTGCCCTCCGAGAACTACATCATTATTGTAGTGCAAAATCCAGGCACCTAA
- the LOC117137699 gene encoding pancreatic lipase-related protein 2, which produces MYGKTIGSLYYNSSSVRAGCRSESLERLHYLALPSYDVLGLSRDIVYQNPECIELLEHIKPLSLIEQIHTVQKPFGWRASIAAADSISLPMMRTHLFALWLSVATIGMRMPKSNGVMVDYDAEMGEFMNALPNLDDTPYGLGQRSDISTEPEEDDILASLDDEFEEAKHYVWNTCDKDLSESRGIGKFLDLPFIKKIASNLNPFGSKKLRMHFYLFKREFPECGREVDFSIERKWRHCGFNASLPTRLMIHGWMSQSRGSFNRDVKNAYLKKGEYNVIVVDWSASSANLNYFSVVKLIETFGAELAQFIRNLNRQFGADFDSMYLIGHSLGAQIAGSAGKRLKPIQVNTIFALDPAGPKFRQRGTEFRIDPSDAKYVESMHTSANFGFRRPTGSATFYPNYGAYQLSCYYLGCSHIRSYQMFAESINSPLGFWGTPCIRDNGRWQCDHSQRQSIQMAGEPSIHKEGVFYVKTSSSDPFALGKH; this is translated from the exons ATGTATGGTAAAACTATTGGTT CACTCTATTACAACTCCTCCTCTGTTCGAGCGGGCTGCCGATCTGAGTCGCTTGAGCGTTTGCATTACTTGGCGTTGCCCAGCTATGACGTACTGGGGTTGTCTCGAGACATAGTCTATCAAAACCCAGAATGCATCGAGCTATTGGAGCATATAAAGCCCCTTAGCCTGATCGAACAGATCCACACAGTGCAAAAGCCATTTGGATGGAGAGCTTCTATAGCTGCAGCTGATTCAATAAGTTTACCAATGATGCGGACACATCTTTTTGCGTTATGGCTGTCTGTGGCTACAATAG GTATGAGAATGCCAAAATCCAATGGAGTCATGGTCGATTACGATGCTGAGATGGGCGAGTTCATGAATGCTCTACCGAACCTCGATGATACCCCCTATGGCTTAGGCCAGCGATCAGATATCTCAACGGAGCCGGAAGAGGATGATATATTGGCAAGCCTGGATGATGAGTTTGAGGAGGCTAAGCATTACGTCTGGAACACTTGTGACAAGGATCTCAGCGAATCGCGGGGAATCGGAAAGTTTCTGGACCTACCCTTTATAAAGAAGATAGCAAGTAACCTAAATCCATTTGGCAGCAAGAAACTTCGCATGCACTTCTATCTCTTTAAGAGGGAGTTCCCTGAGTGTGGCAGGGAGGTGGATTTCTCAATCGAGCGCAAATGGAGGCATTGTGGCTTTAATGCTTCTCTGCCCACACGATTGATGATACACGGTTGGATGAGCCAGTCGCGTGGCTCTTTCAATCGGGATGTGAAGAATGCATACCTAAAAAAAGGGGAGTACAATGTGATCGTAGTCGATTGGAGCGCGAGCTCAGCCAACTTAAACTACTTTTCGGTGGTGAAGCTCATAGAGACCTTTGGAGCTGAGTTGGCCCAATTTATAAGGAACCTCAATCGTCAGTTTGGAGCTGACTTCGACAGCATGTATCTTATTGGGCACTCACTGGGAGCTCAGATCGCTGGTTCTGCCGGGAAACGTTTGAAACCGATTCAAGTAAATACAATATTTGCTTTGGATCCCGCAGGTCCAAAGTTCCGTCAACGCGGAACCGAATTTCGGATAGATCCTAGCGATGCAAAGTATGTGGAGTCCATGCATACGAGTGCTAACTTTGGTTTTCGCCGTCCTACAGGCAGTGCCACCTTTTATCCAAACTATGGAGCCTATCAGCTTAGTTGCTACTACCTAGGTTGCTCCCATATTCGATCATATCAGATGTTCGCCGAGTCCATCAATTCGCCTTTGGGATTCTGGGGGACCCCTTGCATCCGAGACAATGGAAGGTGGCAGTGCGATCATAGCCAGCGACAATCCATCCAGATGGCGGGTGAGCCTTCGATTCATAAAGAAGGCGTTTTCTACGTAAAGACCTCCAGCAGTGATCCATTCGCCCTTGGAAAGCACTAA